AGGAACGGGTCCTGACGGTGATCCGCCTCGCCGACGCAGCGGTGAAGGCCCTCGGGGTGCCGAAGCCCCGGATCGCCGTGGCGGGGCTCAACCCCCACAGCGGCGAAAGCGGACTCTTCGGCCGTGAGGAGATCGAGGAGATCATCCCCGCCATTGAAACCGCCAGGGCCGAGGGGATGGATGTCACGGGCCCCGTGCCTCCTGATACCGTCTTCGTGAAAACCCTCCGGGGCGAGTCGGACATCGTGGTGGCCATGTACCATGACCAGGGACACATCCCTCTCAAGATCACCGATTTCATGGGAGGGGTCAACGTGACGGTGGGGCTTCCCATCATCCGCACCTCGGTGGACCACGGCACGGCCTACGGCAAGGCCGGCAAGGGGACGGCGGACGAATCGAGCATGGTGTCCGCGGTGCGGGCGGCGGTGCAGTTCGCCCGGAACCGCTAGAAGGCTGAAGTGCCTCGCCCCCATGGACAGGCGATACGTCATCATAGCCGATGACCTCACCGGCGCGAACGATGCGGGTATCCAGTTTCTCAAAGCGGGGTATTCCTCCTCGGTGACCCTGGATCCTGCCGCCCTCGGGACACTGGAAGAGGACGGGGCGGCGGTTCTCGATACGGAGTCGAGAAACATCCCGGAGGAGGAGGCAGCCGCCCTCCTGGAAAAAGCTCTCCCCCATCTCGCCCCGCTGAAGGGGAAGGGTATTTTCTTCAAGAAAGTGGACTCCACCCTGAGAGGCAATATCAGGGCGGAGACGTCGGTGCTCCGGGACGGCCTGGGTTTTTCCCTCACGGTCTTCGCCCCTGCCTACCCAGGAAACCGGAGGACTGCCGTGAACGGCCTGCTGCTTCTGGACGGCGTTCCCGTGGCGGAGACGGAAATGGGGCGGGATCCCAGGAAACCGGCGGCCACATCTTCCCTGGCGGAATGCCTTCAGGGAAAGGAGATTGCCGGGGCGAGGCAAGTGTCCCTGGACGAGATACGGAAGGGAATGGTCCCCGCCATCCTCGAAAGAGCCGGATTCAGGAGGAATTTCTGCTTCGATTCCGAAACGGAGGAGGACCTGGAGCTCATCGCCCGGAGCGTTCTCGCCTCCGTTCCCGCTGAAGACGTGCTGTGGGTCGGATCGGCGGGGCTCGCGGGAGCCCTGGTTTCTTCCGTACGGCCCGTACTGCTCGTGGTGGTGAGCCTCAGTCCCAGGAGCGTTCTCCAGGCGGGGCACGTCATTAAAAAGGGGATGGCCGCTCCCGTTCCGGCAGACATCGGCGCTCTTCTCTCCGACGGTCCCGGGGAGGCGGAGCGCCTGGCCCGGGAAGCTGCGGTCCTGCTCCGGCAGGGAAAGAATGTCCTTCTGACCTCCTCCCTGGAGGAACAACAGGTGAAGGCGGGGCGGAACGCAGATGCAGGGGAGCGCATCTGTGCCGTGCTGGCGGATGCGGTTTCCCGCATCCTGGCGGCGTGCGGGGCAGGCGGGGTCTTTGTCACCGGCGGCGAGGCGGCCATCCATGTGGTCCGGGCCCTCGGGGGCAGGGGCGTCTCCCTGGTCGGCGAGGTTGAGCCCGGCATTCCCCTGGTACGGCTCATCGGAGGTCCCCTGGAGGGACTTCCCCTGATCACCAAGGCCGGCGGGTTCGGCGCGCCCGAAACCATGGAGCGATGCATCGGCGTCCTGTCCGCCTTCCGCGGGAAGAAAAATTCGAAAAGCGAGGTGACCGCTGGATCATGAAACGAATTCGCGATGACGCCATGAAGATCGGACTGAAGGCCATCGAGACGGTCCTGCCGGAAAATGCGGTGAGGGCGGCTCTTCGGGGCGGGGAGTTCTCCGGCCGGACCAACGGCGGGGGGAAAGTTGTCCTCGTCGCCATCGGAAAGGCGGCCTGGCGGATGGCGAAGGCCGCCTCCGAAACTCTCGGGGACAGGCTCTCCGGCGGCACGGTGGTCACCAAGTACGGCCACTCCATGGGGCAGATAGAAGGACTGGAAATTTTCGAGGCGGGGCATCCTTTCCCCGACGGGAACACTCTCAGCGGCACGGCCAGGGCACTGGAAAAAGTGAAACATCTTTCGGAAGGGGACACGGTGCTCTTTCTCGTGTCGGGGGGAGGTTCCGCCCTTTTTGAAAAGCCCCGGGACGGTGTGACCCTGGAGGATCTCGTGTCGGTGACGGACCAGCTTCTTGCCTGCGGCGCCGACATCGTGGAGATCAACACGATCCGGAAGCGACTCTCGTCGGTCAAGGGCGGCAGGTTCGCGCGCTTTGTCGAGCCCGCCCGCCTTTTTGCCGTGGTGCTCTCCGACGTGCTGGGAGACCGTCTGGACAGCATCGCTTCCGGTCCGGCCCATCCTGACGGATCCACGGTGCGGGACGCCCTCCGGATCGTGGAAAAGTACGGCCTGTCCCTGCGCCCGGGCCTCCTCGAGGCCCTCGGGGAGGAGACGCCGAAGGAACTGGGCAACGTCTCCACGGTGATTGCGGGAAGCGTGTCCGCTCTCTGCGCCGCCGCGGAAAAAACCGCTTCGGAACTGGGGTACCGGACACTGCTGCTCACCACCACCCTGAACTGTGAGGCCAGGGAGGCCGGATCCTTTTTGGCGTCCATCGCCCGGCAGATCCGGGCGTCCGGCACTCCGCTGCAGCCTCCCTGTGCGGTGGTGCTCGGAGGGGAGACGGTGGTGCACCTCAAAGGAAAGGGCAAGGGCGGACGGAACCAGGAACTGGCTCTTGCCGCAGCCCTGGGAATCAGGGAACTGCAGGACACGGTTCTTCTT
The window above is part of the Aminivibrio pyruvatiphilus genome. Proteins encoded here:
- a CDS encoding four-carbon acid sugar kinase family protein, with the protein product MDRRYVIIADDLTGANDAGIQFLKAGYSSSVTLDPAALGTLEEDGAAVLDTESRNIPEEEAAALLEKALPHLAPLKGKGIFFKKVDSTLRGNIRAETSVLRDGLGFSLTVFAPAYPGNRRTAVNGLLLLDGVPVAETEMGRDPRKPAATSSLAECLQGKEIAGARQVSLDEIRKGMVPAILERAGFRRNFCFDSETEEDLELIARSVLASVPAEDVLWVGSAGLAGALVSSVRPVLLVVVSLSPRSVLQAGHVIKKGMAAPVPADIGALLSDGPGEAERLAREAAVLLRQGKNVLLTSSLEEQQVKAGRNADAGERICAVLADAVSRILAACGAGGVFVTGGEAAIHVVRALGGRGVSLVGEVEPGIPLVRLIGGPLEGLPLITKAGGFGAPETMERCIGVLSAFRGKKNSKSEVTAGS
- a CDS encoding glycerate kinase type-2 family protein encodes the protein MKRIRDDAMKIGLKAIETVLPENAVRAALRGGEFSGRTNGGGKVVLVAIGKAAWRMAKAASETLGDRLSGGTVVTKYGHSMGQIEGLEIFEAGHPFPDGNTLSGTARALEKVKHLSEGDTVLFLVSGGGSALFEKPRDGVTLEDLVSVTDQLLACGADIVEINTIRKRLSSVKGGRFARFVEPARLFAVVLSDVLGDRLDSIASGPAHPDGSTVRDALRIVEKYGLSLRPGLLEALGEETPKELGNVSTVIAGSVSALCAAAEKTASELGYRTLLLTTTLNCEAREAGSFLASIARQIRASGTPLQPPCAVVLGGETVVHLKGKGKGGRNQELALAAALGIRELQDTVLLSLGSDGTDGPTDAAGGLVDGHTAGVLAGLGMDPESLLAENDSYRGLDACGCLVRTGPTGTNVNDLAVLLCR